A genomic stretch from Bos javanicus breed banteng chromosome 3, ARS-OSU_banteng_1.0, whole genome shotgun sequence includes:
- the LOC133244202 gene encoding alpha-amylase 2B, whose protein sequence is MKFFLLLSAIGFCWAQYDPHVKSGRTSIVHLFEWRWVDIALECERYLAPKGFGGVQVSPPSENAVITDPSRPWWERYQPVSYKLCTRSGNENEFKDMVTRCNNVGVRIYVDAVINHMTGSGVSAGTGSTCGSYFNPGSEDFPAVPYSGWDFNDGKCKTGSGDIESYNDAYQVRDCRLVSLLDLALEKDYVRSTIANYLNHLIDIGVAGFRIDASKHMWPGDIKAVLDKLHNLNTKWFPSGSKPFIYQEVIDLGGEAITSSEYFGNGRVTEFKYGAKLGTVIRKWSGEKMAYLKNWGEGWGFMPSNRALVFVDNHDNQRGHGAGGASILTFWDARLYKMGVGFMLAHPYGFTRVMSSYRWTRHFVNGKDVNDWMGPPNKNGVIKEVTINPDTTCGNDWVCEHRWRQIRNMVMFRNVVDGQPFTNWWDNGSNQVAFGRGKKGFIVFNNDDSTLSATLQTGLPAGTYCDVISGDKSGNSCTGIQISVSSDGKAHFSISNSAEDPFIAIHADSKL, encoded by the exons ATGAAgttttttctgttgctttcagCAATTGGGTTCTGCTGGGCTCAGTATGACCCACACGTCAAATCTGGACGGACCTCCATTGTTCATCTGTTTGAGTGGCGCTGGGTCGATATTGCTCTTGAATGTGAGCGATACTTAGCCCCTAAAGGATTTGGAGGGGTTCAG GTCTCCCCACCCAGTGAAAATGCTGTGATTACTGACCCTTCACGACCTTGGTGGGAAAGATACCAACCAGTTAGTTACAAGTTATGTACAAGATCAGGAAATGAAAATGAGTTCAAAGACATGGTGACTAGATGTAACAACGTTGGT GTCCGTATTTATGTGGATGCTGTAATTAATCATATGACTGGAAGTGGTGTGAGTGCGGGAACAGGCAGTACTTGTGGAAGTTATTTCAACCCTGGAAGTGAGGATTTTCCAGCAGTCCCATACTCTGGCTGGGATTTTAATGATGGAAAATGTAAAACTGGAAGTGGAGATATTGAGAGCTATAATGATGCTTATCAG GTCCGGGATTGTCGTCTCGTTAGTCTTCTTGATCTTGCACTGGAGAAAGATTACGTGCGCTCCACGATTGCTAACTATCTAAACCATCTCATTGACATTGGTGTAGCAGGGTTCCGAATTGATGCTTCTAAGCACATGTGGCCTGGAGACATAAAGGCAGTTTTGGATAAACTGCATAATCTAAACACAAAGTGGTTTCCTTCAGGAAGTAAACCTTTCATTTACCAGGAG GTAATTGATCTGGGTGGTGAGGCAATTACAAGCAGTGAGTACTTTGGAAATGGCCGTGTGACAGAATTTAAATATGGTGCAAAACTAGGAACAGTTATTCGCAAGTGGAGTGGAGAGAAGATGGCTTacttaaa gaacTGGGGAGAAGGCTGGGGTTTCATGCCTTCTAACAGGGCACTTGTCTTTGTTGATAACCATGACAATCAGCGAGGGCATGGAGCTGGGGGAGCATCTATTCTTACATTCTGGGATGCTAG ACTGTACAAAATGGGAGTCGGATTTATGCTCGCTCATCCCTATGGATTTACACGAGTAATGTCAAGCTACCGTTGGACAAGACATTTTGTGAATGGAAAA GATGTTAATGATTGGATGGGGCCACCAAATAAAAATGGAGTAATTAAAGAAGTTACTATTAATCCAGATACTACTTGTGGCAATGACTGGGTCTGTGAACATCGATGGCGTCAAATAAG GAACATGGTTATGTTCCGTAATGTAGTTGATGGTCAACCTTTTACAAACTGGTGGGACAATGGCAGCAACCAAGTAGCttttggaagaggaaaaaaaggattcATTGTCTTTAACAATGATGACAG taCACTATCTGCAACTTTGCAGACTGGTCTTCCTGCTGGTACATATTGTGATGTTATTTCTGGAGATAAAAGTGGTAACAGTTGTACAGGGATTCAAATCAGTGTTTCCAGTGATGGCAAAGCTCATTTTTCTATTAGTAACTCTGCTGAAGATCCATTTATTGCAATTCATGCTGattctaaattataa